The Urbifossiella limnaea nucleotide sequence GCGGTGCCCAGGAACGCGCGGCGGGTGGGTGGGTGGCGGTGCATGAGGAAAAGATACCACAGTTGTGGTGAAGTAGGCCCGTGACTTCGCCGCTCGCGGGAAGATCAATCCCGCTCGTTCCGCCGGTGCCCGAACGGGTAGCTCCTCACCACGCCCAGCACCAGCGTCGAGAACTTGAACCCGTCCTTCAACTCAGCCGTGATCGCCCGCACGGCCGCGGCGTCGGGCGCCGCCAGCTCGCGGCCGAGCGCGTAGCTCAGCAGCTTCTCCGTCAGGTTCTCGGCGAATCGGTCCTTCCGCTTGAGCAGCACCTGCCGCATCTCCCGAGCCCCGTCGAACGCCTCGCCGCCGGGCAGCTTGCCAGTCGCGTCGATGCCCTTGCCGCTCTTGCGGAACCGGCCGACGGCGTCGAAGTTCTCCAGGCCGAAGCCGAGCGGGTCGATCTTGGCGTGACACCCGGCGCACGCCGGCCGCGCGGCGTGGTTCGCCAACTGCTCGCGGAAGGTCATCGCGTCCTTCCCCTTCTTAGCCTCGTCGAGTTGCCCGGCGTCCGGCGGCGGCGGGGGCGGGGGCGTGCCGAGGATGACGTCCAGCACGTACTTCCCTCGCAGCGTCGGGCTCGTGCGGCTGGTGTGCGACGTGACTGCCAGCACCGCCCCCATGCCGAGCACGCCGCCGCGTGTTGCGTCGGCGTGCTTCACCTTCCGCAACTCGGGGCCGCTCACGCCGGGGATGCCGTAGTGCCTTGCCAGGTCGGCGTTGACGTAAGTGTAGTCGGCGTCCAGCAACTCCAGGATGCTGCGGTCCTCGGTGCGGAGGCCGTCGAAGAACCGTGCGGCCTCGTCGTGCATGGCGCGGCGCAACTGCGGCGTGAAGGTCGGGAAGAACTCGACCGACGGCCGCGCGTCCGGGAGCTTGCGGAGGTGCAGCCACTGGGCCGCGAACGACTCCGTGAGCGCCTCCGCCTTCGGGTCGGCGAGCATCCGCCGGGCCTGCTTCTCGACGCCGGCGGTGTCGTTCAACTCGCCGCGGTCGGCGGCCGCGAACAGCTCGGCGTCCGGCATCGTGGACCACAGGAAGTACGACAGCCGCGTCGCCAACTCGTGCCCGCTCGCGCGGTACGCGTCGGCGCCGGGCCGGTCGCGTTCGACGCGCAGGAGGAAGTTCGGCGACACCAGCAGCGCCTTCAGCACCGGCCGGAGTGCGGTGGGTAAGTCCGCGCCGCCCGCGGCCGCGCGGTCGAAAACGGTTAAGAGTCGGTCCAGCTCGCGCGCCTCGACGGGGCGACGGTAGGCGCGGCGGGCCAGCGGTTCGATCACCCGACGTGCCGCGTCGCGGGGCCGGAGGCCGGCGGTGTCGGGGAAGACTCGCTCGAACGGCGTCGGCCCCTTGCCGGCCTTCGCGCCCTTCTTCGGGGCGGTGGCGTACAGCGCGTCGACGATCAGGTCGGCGGCGGCGAAGTGCTTCTCGACGAGCGCGTCCGTAACGGTGAGGGCCGCGGCGAGGTTGTCGAACGCCTCGCCGGCCACGTCGTCGGTGATGCCGACGGCACCGGCCGCGTCGAGGTCCACGCCGAGGAGGTCGCGGACGGTGCGGTTGTACTCGTAGCGGTTGAGCCGCCGCACGACCGACCGGCCGGGGTCGGGCCGACGCCGGTCCTGCTCGTCGGCCGCGTCCAGCCGCGACGTGACCCACTTCACCAGTTCGGTGCGCTGCTCCGCGGTCGGCTGCTTCGCCCCTTCGGGCGGCATCTCACCAGACTTGAGCTGCTCCGCGACGGCGCGCCACAGCTTTCGCTCGCGAAGGACAGTGGCTTCGTCGGCGAACGGGGCGAGGTTCACGCCGCCCTTCGACGTCTTTTCGCCGTGGCACCGGCCGCACAGTTCGGTGACGTGGGCGCGCACGTCGGCGAACCCGCCCGTCGCGGGAGGCGGTTGGACCGGCGTCGGCGACGCGGCGAGCCAGCCGACGGCGGCGGCCAGAAAAGCGGGAAAGAGGTGACGTTGTGGCATCGGTCGGACGCGTTTGGTGCGGGCGTTGTGCCCCGAAACGGCAGCGGGCCGGGTCGGGAACAAACCCCGACACGGCCCGCCGGCAGTGACCCTATTAGGATTCGACGCGGCGCCGGAATACCAATGATTCTAGGCCCAAACGCGCCAGTGGCAGGGGAGGACGACGCAGATTCCGACGCAAGTGGTCCTCATCGGATAGTCGAAACGGCCAACGACCCCGATCTGGCCGCCGTGACCGCGGCGTGGCCGACCCTCACCGAACCGATACGCAGGGCCGTGCTGGCGCTGATCGGATGCGTACAGTAGGGTCCACGGCGGGCCGGATCGCGGTTGCCTTGTCGTCACCGCTTCGGTGGTTGGTGGCTTGAACTTGGCCAACCATCGGCCTCTTATTTGCGTGAGTATTACGACTCGCCGTCGAACCCGGGGGGATGTGTTGACCTCTCGGCTAGCCTGTTCTAGGCTTCTCGAACAGTCCGGCGGATTCGCCCCATCTACCCTTCGCCCGTAGTCGGCCACCATCGCTCAGCCCGGGGAAGCCGGGATCGTTGCTAGTTCTCTTTTCGCCCGCACCCATCACCGCTCACCGCGGGACCAGTCCCCGTGGCCGTAGCACCGTTGTCAGGACACTTCATGGCTATTTCCGTTCGTGTGCGGCCCCCGGCCGCCCGTACCGTACGTCTCGGCGTCCTGCGGCTCGAGGACCGGGCCGTGCCGGCACTGCTCGGCACCACCCTGTTCCCGGCCGACAACCCGTGGAACCAACGGGTCGCTGACGCCCCGGTGGCGGCGAACTCGGCCGCGGTGATGAACAGCATCGTCACCTCGTTCGGCGACAATCGGCTCCATCCGGACTTCGGCCAGGACGCTCGCACCGTCGGGGCGGACCTGTACGGCATCCCTTACAACGTGGTTCGCGGCAACAGCGTGCCCAAGATCAGCGTGGTAATCGACGACTACGCCGACGAGAGTGACATCCTGGCCACCCCGATCCCGGCCGACGCGGTTCTCGAAGGCGACTACCAGAACGGCCCGCGGGCCGGGCTCGCCAACCGGGGTGACTCACACTTGCTCGTCTACGACATCGACAACCAGATCGGGTACGAGTTCTTCGGCGCCTCCCGGCCGTCGGAGAACGCCGACGGGCGTTGGCACGCCGCCCAGCAGTCGGTCTGGGACATGCGGGGGAACACCTTCCGCCCCCTCACCTGGACGAGCGCCGACGCCGCCGGGCTGGCCATCCTCCCGGGCCTGGTGCGGCCCGACGAGGCGCTGCCGGTGTCGCAGGGCGGGCAGGGGGTCATCAACCACGCCATCCGGTTCACACTCCAGAACAGTGTGATCCTCAACCAGTTCGTCTACCCGGCGTCGCACACCGCCAACCCGGGGAACACGAATGCCGCGGTCCAGCCTCCGATGGGGTCGCGGTTCCGGCTCAAGGCCGGGGTGGACATCTCCACCCTCAGCCCGCAGTCCCGGGTCATCGCCCAGGCGATGAAGGAGTACGGGCTGATCCTCGCCGACAACGGGAGCAATTTCTTCTTCTCCGGGGCCAGCCACTCGGTGGACGCGAACAACGCCTACACCTTGACGTTCGACGACAACGACATCCAGAGCACGACCACCGGCCTGAAGCGGCTCCGGTACAGCGACTTCGAAATGGTGGACCTTACGCCCGCCGTGACCGGCTTGAGCGTCACCGCCGGAGCGGCCGGGGACACCGTCACCGTGACCGGCCGGAACTTCGGCGGGACCGCCGGGCGCCTGTCCGTGCTGTTCGGCAGCAACCCGGGGACGAATGTCACCATCCTCAGCGACAGTCAACTGACGGTCAGGGCTCCGGCCGGGTCGGGGGCGGTGGACGTGAAGGTAAAGTCGGGCGTGGATGCCCCGGGGGTGACTCAGAACGTCAAGAACCCGGTCTTCGGCTACGGCCTGTCCCCGGTCACCGCCGCGGGCCGGTTCACGTACGGCGTCAGCCCGCCCCCGCCGGCGAACACGCCGCCGACCGTCGGCGATGTGGCCACCCAGACCGTCAGCGCGGGCGGTTCGACCGGCCCCCTGCCGTTCGCCGTGGCCGACGCCGAGACTGCGGTCGGGAGTTTGGGAGTGACGGCCGCCTCGTCGAACACGACGCTGGTCCCGTCGAGCGGACTAATGCTCGGCGGGTCGGGCGGGAGCCGGACGATTACCGTCACCCCGGCTGCCGGCCAGACCGGTACGGCAACGATCACGCTGACCGTGACCGACGCTGGCGGCCTCACCGCCACCGACACGTTCACTCTGACCGTCACCAGCCCGCCCCCGCCGCCCCCGGCCAACGCCGCACCAACCGTATCGGCCCCGGCCTCGGCCACCCCGAACCCGATCGCGGGGACGACGACCACGCTCCGCATGCGCGGGTCCGACGACGGCGGGGAGGCAAACCTCCGCTACACCTGGACGATGCTCACCGGCCCCGCCGGGGCGGCCCCGGTCTACAGCGCCAACGGGACCAACGCGGCGAGGGACATCACGGTGACGTTCAACCGGGCGGGCATGTACCTGTTCCAGGTCA carries:
- a CDS encoding IPT/TIG domain-containing protein — protein: MPALLGTTLFPADNPWNQRVADAPVAANSAAVMNSIVTSFGDNRLHPDFGQDARTVGADLYGIPYNVVRGNSVPKISVVIDDYADESDILATPIPADAVLEGDYQNGPRAGLANRGDSHLLVYDIDNQIGYEFFGASRPSENADGRWHAAQQSVWDMRGNTFRPLTWTSADAAGLAILPGLVRPDEALPVSQGGQGVINHAIRFTLQNSVILNQFVYPASHTANPGNTNAAVQPPMGSRFRLKAGVDISTLSPQSRVIAQAMKEYGLILADNGSNFFFSGASHSVDANNAYTLTFDDNDIQSTTTGLKRLRYSDFEMVDLTPAVTGLSVTAGAAGDTVTVTGRNFGGTAGRLSVLFGSNPGTNVTILSDSQLTVRAPAGSGAVDVKVKSGVDAPGVTQNVKNPVFGYGLSPVTAAGRFTYGVSPPPPANTPPTVGDVATQTVSAGGSTGPLPFAVADAETAVGSLGVTAASSNTTLVPSSGLMLGGSGGSRTITVTPAAGQTGTATITLTVTDAGGLTATDTFTLTVTSPPPPPPANAAPTVSAPASATPNPIAGTTTTLRMRGSDDGGEANLRYTWTMLTGPAGAAPVYSANGTNAARDITVTFNRAGMYLFQVTAADAGGLTITSSVSVSVVQTLTSITVTPLSTTLRLGTQTRFAALALDQFRVALTTQPTFTWTVASGPGTIDQSGLYTASGRRTGTALVQASVGAVKGTATVRVRR
- a CDS encoding DUF1592 domain-containing protein codes for the protein MPQRHLFPAFLAAAVGWLAASPTPVQPPPATGGFADVRAHVTELCGRCHGEKTSKGGVNLAPFADEATVLRERKLWRAVAEQLKSGEMPPEGAKQPTAEQRTELVKWVTSRLDAADEQDRRRPDPGRSVVRRLNRYEYNRTVRDLLGVDLDAAGAVGITDDVAGEAFDNLAAALTVTDALVEKHFAAADLIVDALYATAPKKGAKAGKGPTPFERVFPDTAGLRPRDAARRVIEPLARRAYRRPVEARELDRLLTVFDRAAAGGADLPTALRPVLKALLVSPNFLLRVERDRPGADAYRASGHELATRLSYFLWSTMPDAELFAAADRGELNDTAGVEKQARRMLADPKAEALTESFAAQWLHLRKLPDARPSVEFFPTFTPQLRRAMHDEAARFFDGLRTEDRSILELLDADYTYVNADLARHYGIPGVSGPELRKVKHADATRGGVLGMGAVLAVTSHTSRTSPTLRGKYVLDVILGTPPPPPPPDAGQLDEAKKGKDAMTFREQLANHAARPACAGCHAKIDPLGFGLENFDAVGRFRKSGKGIDATGKLPGGEAFDGAREMRQVLLKRKDRFAENLTEKLLSYALGRELAAPDAAAVRAITAELKDGFKFSTLVLGVVRSYPFGHRRNERD